From Woronichinia naegeliana WA131, the proteins below share one genomic window:
- a CDS encoding ISKra4 family transposase: MSGMAGKEVKNDLLENHGRKVALSYIQRLSEAVGSVVQAKEEAWSYAPPKEDSQIATVGIGLDGTCMLMCEDGYREAMVGTVSLYDSEGERQPTIYLGAAPEYGKKSFLERLEREIERAKNRYPEATLVGIADEAESNWKFLEKQTEEQILDFYHASGYLGALAEALHPNTVSKQKEWLTENCRELKHEKGKAGELLNLMKEVKEEKSHSKNLTEKLQAAITYYENHQHQMDYAEYLEKKYPIGSGVTEAACKTLVKQRLCCSGMRWKEKGAGIILSLRALVLTKERWSQFWAKLDQYGFPVEP, from the coding sequence ATGTCAGGGATGGCAGGCAAAGAGGTGAAAAATGATTTATTAGAAAATCATGGTAGAAAAGTAGCGCTATCCTATATCCAAAGATTGAGTGAAGCAGTAGGAAGTGTGGTACAGGCAAAAGAAGAAGCGTGGAGTTATGCCCCGCCCAAGGAGGATAGCCAAATTGCAACAGTGGGAATAGGATTAGATGGAACCTGTATGCTGATGTGTGAGGATGGCTACCGTGAAGCAATGGTGGGAACCGTTTCCCTATACGATAGTGAGGGAGAACGTCAACCTACAATCTATCTAGGTGCGGCACCAGAGTATGGAAAAAAGAGTTTTCTAGAAAGATTGGAAAGAGAAATTGAGCGAGCGAAAAACCGTTATCCAGAGGCAACATTGGTCGGGATAGCAGACGAGGCAGAATCAAATTGGAAGTTTTTAGAAAAGCAAACGGAAGAACAGATATTAGATTTCTATCATGCCTCTGGTTACTTAGGTGCCTTGGCAGAAGCGTTGCATCCGAATACCGTGTCAAAACAAAAAGAATGGTTGACTGAAAATTGTCGAGAACTCAAGCATGAAAAAGGAAAAGCAGGAGAACTGCTAAATCTGATGAAAGAAGTCAAAGAAGAAAAAAGTCATTCTAAGAATCTTACCGAGAAACTACAAGCGGCGATTACTTATTACGAGAATCATCAGCATCAAATGGATTATGCTGAATACTTAGAGAAAAAGTATCCGATTGGTTCAGGTGTTACGGAAGCAGCTTGTAAGACGTTGGTCAAACAACGATTATGTTGTTCAGGGATGCGATGGAAGGAAAAAGGAGCAGGAATTATTTTGAGCCTACGAGCTTTGGTATTGACCAAGGAACGATGGAGTCAATTTTGGGCAAAACTTGATCAATATGGGTTCCCTGTAGAACCCTGA
- a CDS encoding CAAD domain-containing protein has translation MESNVEQKTATSGLKTDLGTLATGKKGPITDQPWQEWLQPIWEVLGKVPEYTGEFFADNKQPLISIGIIVLGIVSVKILVAVLDAINDIPLLAPMLQLIGLGYTAWFVWRYLWKASNRQELLSEFGALKDQIFGG, from the coding sequence ATGGAATCCAATGTGGAACAAAAAACCGCTACTTCTGGGCTAAAAACCGATCTCGGAACCCTAGCCACTGGTAAAAAAGGCCCGATTACCGATCAGCCTTGGCAAGAATGGCTACAGCCGATCTGGGAAGTTTTGGGTAAAGTCCCAGAATATACCGGTGAATTTTTCGCCGATAATAAACAACCCTTAATTAGTATTGGTATCATTGTTTTAGGCATTGTCAGTGTCAAAATCTTAGTCGCTGTTCTAGATGCAATTAATGATATTCCCCTACTCGCGCCTATGCTGCAACTGATCGGCTTAGGCTACACGGCTTGGTTTGTTTGGCGTTATCTCTGGAAAGCCTCAAACCGTCAGGAACTACTTTCAGAGTTTGGTGCTTTAAAAGATCAAATTTTTGGCGGTTAA
- a CDS encoding ABC transporter ATP-binding protein, with translation MTEPLIQLKGVRKTFGNQVILDGIDLTIYRGEALVIIGPSGTGKSTILRILAGLLPADEGDVLVKGKVRTGLVEDGDNPMRIALVFQQSALFDSLTVEENVGFLLYEHSQLSRSMIRKLVGEKLAMVGLQDIGDRYPSQLSGGMRKRVSFARAIMSNPDNPEDNPEIILYDEPTAGLDPIASTVVEDLVRYLQSSVGGCETYIMVSHQESTIRRTADRVVLLYEGKVQWQGAVTEIDSTDNPLIRQFFSARVDGPIRVID, from the coding sequence ATGACTGAACCCTTAATCCAGTTAAAAGGAGTCCGTAAAACCTTTGGGAATCAAGTCATTTTAGATGGAATCGATCTGACGATTTATCGAGGTGAGGCATTGGTGATCATTGGCCCTTCCGGTACGGGAAAATCGACTATTTTAAGAATTCTGGCCGGTTTGTTGCCAGCAGATGAGGGAGATGTGCTTGTTAAAGGCAAGGTACGGACTGGTTTAGTCGAAGATGGGGATAATCCCATGCGGATTGCCCTGGTCTTTCAACAGTCGGCTCTTTTTGATTCGCTGACGGTGGAGGAAAATGTCGGCTTTTTACTCTATGAACATTCCCAATTATCACGCAGTATGATTCGTAAACTGGTAGGAGAAAAATTGGCAATGGTGGGGCTTCAGGATATTGGCGATCGCTATCCATCGCAACTATCAGGCGGAATGCGAAAACGAGTGAGTTTTGCTAGGGCAATTATGTCCAATCCTGACAATCCCGAAGACAATCCTGAGATTATTCTCTACGATGAACCAACTGCCGGACTCGATCCGATCGCCTCTACCGTGGTGGAAGATTTAGTGCGCTATTTACAATCTTCTGTCGGGGGTTGTGAAACCTATATTATGGTTAGTCATCAGGAAAGTACGATCCGCAGAACAGCCGATCGAGTTGTGCTACTCTATGAAGGCAAAGTACAGTGGCAGGGGGCGGTTACGGAAATTGACAGCACAGATAACCCTCTGATCCGACAATTTTTTAGTGCTAGGGTAGATGGGCCCATTCGGGTAATCGACTAG
- a CDS encoding peroxiredoxin, with the protein MALAVGTDAPNFTTTNDQGKEVSLSDFAGKTVVLYFYPKDDTPGCIKEAQSFKEQYDEYQKKGVVVLGLSMDGRASHVQFKKKYGLPFQLLGDRDGLITKAYDVDAGGYAKRVTYVINGDGKISHVDTAVKTETHAKDLLCSIGVEKQD; encoded by the coding sequence ATGGCTTTAGCAGTCGGCACTGATGCACCTAACTTTACGACGACTAATGATCAGGGTAAAGAGGTCTCTCTCTCTGATTTCGCTGGCAAAACTGTTGTTTTATATTTCTATCCCAAAGATGACACCCCCGGTTGCATCAAGGAGGCTCAGAGCTTCAAAGAGCAATACGATGAGTATCAAAAAAAAGGTGTGGTGGTACTAGGCTTAAGCATGGACGGTCGGGCCTCCCATGTGCAGTTTAAAAAGAAGTATGGACTGCCTTTTCAATTGTTAGGGGATAGAGATGGACTCATCACCAAAGCTTATGATGTGGATGCTGGGGGCTATGCTAAGCGTGTGACCTATGTTATTAACGGTGATGGCAAGATTTCCCACGTGGATACAGCCGTTAAAACGGAGACCCATGCCAAGGATCTTCTCTGCTCGATTGGTGTGGAAAAGCAAGATTGA
- the sfsA gene encoding DNA/RNA nuclease SfsA — translation MTNQFFYPYPPLILGKLQKRYKRFFADIELETGEMITAHCPNTGPMTGVCQIGNLVYVSPSNNPKRKLAYTWEMIQIQDTWVGVNTNLPNQVIKQALTQKIFPELADLYDTVKSEVPYGQDRKSRIDFLLSQSGQPDIYLEVKNTTLAQKQLALFPDTVTTRGQKHLEELTALLPSTRSVMLYFINRGDCSEFSPGDEFDPHYGQLLRLGISQGLMVLPCRFEVTPQGLRYLGLAQLSIEN, via the coding sequence ATGACAAACCAATTTTTCTATCCCTATCCCCCCCTGATTCTAGGGAAATTACAGAAACGCTATAAACGCTTTTTTGCTGACATTGAATTAGAAACGGGAGAAATGATCACCGCCCATTGCCCCAATACTGGCCCAATGACGGGCGTTTGCCAAATCGGCAATCTAGTCTATGTTTCCCCAAGTAATAATCCTAAACGAAAATTAGCTTATACCTGGGAAATGATCCAAATTCAAGACACCTGGGTGGGTGTTAATACTAATCTGCCCAATCAGGTGATTAAACAGGCCTTAACCCAGAAAATTTTTCCTGAATTAGCTGACCTATACGACACGGTAAAATCGGAAGTTCCCTACGGCCAAGATCGAAAAAGTCGCATTGATTTTCTCTTAAGCCAATCCGGTCAGCCAGATATTTATTTAGAGGTGAAAAATACCACTCTTGCTCAAAAGCAGTTAGCTCTCTTTCCTGATACTGTCACCACCAGGGGACAAAAACACCTAGAAGAATTAACGGCTCTCCTTCCGTCAACGCGATCGGTGATGTTGTACTTTATTAATCGAGGCGATTGTTCCGAATTTTCTCCAGGCGATGAATTTGATCCTCATTACGGCCAGTTATTACGACTAGGAATCAGCCAGGGACTGATGGTTTTACCCTGTCGTTTTGAAGTCACTCCTCAAGGCCTCCGTTATTTAGGACTCGCTCAATTAAGCATAGAAAACTGA
- a CDS encoding transposase, whose amino-acid sequence MLEWWTKNFASCELGDERLNNRAFSIGKKLSEGFGKALSEVFKGGNELKRAYEFLGIRKQTLSR is encoded by the coding sequence ATGTTGGAATGGTGGACAAAAAACTTTGCCAGTTGTGAATTGGGAGACGAGAGGCTAAACAATCGTGCCTTCTCGATTGGGAAAAAGTTAAGTGAGGGGTTTGGAAAAGCCTTATCAGAAGTGTTTAAGGGAGGAAACGAGTTAAAGAGGGCCTATGAATTTTTGGGAATCCGAAAACAGACTTTGTCAAGATAA
- a CDS encoding cyclic nucleotide-binding domain-containing protein, which produces MKKVLYLFGELNDDDLDWIVTQGAIERIPAGSVLIREGEPSSFLYIIFEGSVIVSVNVLGSSKEVASLGSGEVLGEMSFIDGYPPSATIETLEDSVVLSLSRLALTERLHQDIGFASRFYRAIALFLSSRLRVTLTELNLGQDSVSPDLELSPVLLEEIPLAQARFDWLLRRAQNAIHASQSS; this is translated from the coding sequence ATGAAAAAAGTTCTTTACCTCTTTGGGGAACTTAATGACGACGACCTCGACTGGATTGTTACCCAAGGTGCGATCGAGCGGATTCCAGCGGGAAGTGTTTTAATTCGGGAGGGTGAACCCTCTAGCTTTCTCTACATTATTTTTGAAGGTAGCGTGATTGTTTCCGTCAATGTCCTAGGCAGCAGTAAGGAAGTTGCCAGTTTAGGCAGTGGTGAGGTTTTGGGAGAAATGTCTTTCATTGACGGTTATCCCCCTTCTGCCACTATCGAAACCTTAGAAGATTCTGTTGTCTTGTCCCTATCTCGTCTAGCCTTGACCGAACGCTTACACCAGGACATTGGCTTTGCTTCTCGTTTTTATCGCGCGATCGCCCTATTTCTATCCAGTCGTTTGCGAGTCACCTTAACGGAACTCAATCTTGGACAGGACTCAGTTAGTCCTGATTTAGAACTATCCCCTGTCTTGTTAGAAGAAATTCCCCTAGCTCAAGCCCGCTTTGATTGGCTACTCCGTCGTGCCCAGAATGCGATCCACGCGAGTCAGTCTAGTTAA
- a CDS encoding helix-turn-helix domain-containing protein — MIFIREINLLSAKLLQRIYNQSKHHQVRQRAHCLILANQGMKIEQLMKIFKVSYKTIYNWFKRWESESIVGLYNKPGRGRKPKFNQAAIPN, encoded by the coding sequence ATGATATTTATTCGAGAGATAAATCTACTTTCTGCCAAGTTACTACAAAGAATCTATAACCAAAGCAAACATCATCAAGTACGTCAAAGAGCGCACTGTCTAATTTTAGCAAATCAAGGTATGAAAATAGAACAATTAATGAAAATTTTCAAGGTGAGTTATAAAACGATTTATAACTGGTTTAAGCGTTGGGAATCAGAAAGCATAGTGGGATTATACAACAAACCAGGAAGAGGTCGTAAACCAAAATTTAATCAAGCAGCAATTCCAAATTAG
- a CDS encoding general secretion pathway protein GspD, which yields MNYLRFYLVAEVTACILMAVQPTYASNVPVQDTSSSSPTTLSRLQTKQDDPIRSEYSNPHQPLAKALKIDENNQNLVNRTFDLIQGKIPVGNPVDNIDSQNLEQNQSIGLSNPSGIKKQPESLGKVREITQLPNSSLDTPVLPSAPSSPNGVMVPNPEIIIRSNGTANPDILNPTVPVAPVLPRAVAPPVGDMSISNITAGFDSVDLGPSGQAMIPRLVLRQAPAKEVLMVLARYAGVNIIFTDDEAAGSTDAATPDAPGIGGSKISLDLENQPVQQVFNSVLMISRLKATKQGNTIFVGAKLPEAVRNVMMRTIRLNQVLAFDAATFLSSQGAQTYVYRESESATSEIDASGNKVTRTTKQQTPKIETIELDEKRRKATPLDGLTVSADVRLNSVTLVGDPRQINLATTLLTQLDARRRQVAVNVKVVDINLTNIQDYNSSFSFGSGDSYFVQDNGAAVMRFGSTAPVSRNVLNSATGQVSNPPAVPNPFADSNTFINLNSGTTVPGYGQGTYFIDQSTGQAGYIIPRGDITFFDRIAGVSTNPFVAGITDLTQPTDTLITRTVDPTTGLSTLTVSPGVEGTAIGALPSYFQYPQKFQAQIFSQIQSGNAKILTDPTLVVQEGQKAEVKLVQSVVASVNTQVDPLSGVRTTTPVLEDVGLTLAVIVNRIDDNGYISLEVIPLVASPGPQQQFDSGQGAVNTITLINKRVLASGLLRLRDGQTLILSGIISEQDQSVTSKVPILGDLPVIGALFRSQTDTTNRSEVVVMLTPQIIHDNTESQFGYNYTPGKATADYLRQRGFPVQVQP from the coding sequence GTGAATTATTTACGTTTTTACTTAGTTGCTGAAGTTACAGCCTGTATATTAATGGCAGTCCAACCGACCTATGCCTCTAACGTTCCTGTCCAAGACACATCTTCCTCATCACCTACAACCTTGTCCAGGCTTCAGACAAAGCAAGACGACCCAATCCGTTCTGAGTATTCTAATCCGCATCAGCCATTGGCCAAGGCATTAAAAATTGATGAAAATAATCAGAATTTAGTCAATAGAACATTTGATTTGATTCAAGGAAAAATTCCAGTCGGTAATCCAGTCGATAATATTGATTCTCAAAACCTGGAGCAGAACCAGAGCATTGGGCTCAGTAACCCGTCTGGTATTAAAAAACAGCCTGAAAGCCTAGGTAAGGTCCGAGAGATTACCCAACTTCCCAATTCATCTTTAGATACCCCTGTTCTCCCTTCGGCTCCCTCATCGCCTAATGGTGTCATGGTTCCTAATCCAGAGATTATCATTAGATCTAATGGTACGGCTAATCCAGATATTCTCAATCCGACGGTTCCTGTCGCTCCTGTCTTACCCCGTGCTGTCGCGCCTCCAGTAGGGGATATGTCGATTTCTAATATTACTGCCGGTTTTGACTCTGTTGATTTGGGGCCATCGGGTCAGGCAATGATACCTCGCCTGGTTTTACGGCAAGCTCCAGCGAAAGAAGTTTTGATGGTATTAGCTCGTTATGCGGGGGTTAATATTATTTTCACGGATGATGAGGCCGCTGGTTCTACCGATGCAGCAACCCCTGATGCGCCTGGTATAGGAGGCTCCAAAATTTCCCTAGATCTGGAAAATCAACCCGTTCAACAGGTCTTTAATTCTGTTCTCATGATCTCTCGGTTAAAGGCAACAAAACAAGGGAATACCATTTTCGTTGGCGCGAAACTACCAGAAGCGGTACGGAATGTGATGATGCGAACGATTCGATTAAATCAGGTGTTAGCCTTTGATGCCGCAACGTTTTTAAGTTCCCAAGGGGCGCAAACTTACGTTTATCGAGAGAGCGAATCCGCAACATCAGAAATTGATGCCAGTGGCAATAAGGTAACTAGGACAACGAAGCAACAAACGCCCAAGATTGAAACCATTGAGTTAGATGAAAAAAGACGAAAGGCAACTCCCCTGGATGGCTTGACAGTTTCAGCCGATGTACGACTGAATTCAGTGACATTAGTCGGTGATCCTCGTCAGATCAACTTGGCAACCACGTTATTGACGCAACTAGATGCCCGTCGTCGTCAGGTAGCAGTTAATGTCAAGGTTGTGGATATTAATTTAACCAATATTCAGGACTACAACAGTAGTTTTTCCTTTGGCTCAGGGGATAGCTACTTTGTACAGGATAATGGAGCGGCAGTGATGCGTTTTGGTAGTACGGCTCCAGTCTCCCGCAATGTTCTGAATAGTGCAACAGGACAAGTCAGTAATCCGCCTGCTGTTCCTAATCCTTTTGCTGATTCTAATACTTTCATCAACCTTAACAGTGGCACAACGGTTCCAGGGTATGGACAGGGAACCTATTTTATTGATCAGTCAACAGGACAAGCTGGGTATATTATTCCAAGGGGTGATATCACATTTTTTGATAGAATTGCAGGGGTTTCTACTAATCCTTTTGTAGCGGGCATTACTGATCTAACCCAACCAACAGATACCTTAATTACTCGGACAGTTGACCCGACAACAGGACTTTCTACTTTAACAGTCTCACCAGGAGTTGAAGGAACGGCAATAGGTGCTTTACCTTCCTATTTTCAGTATCCCCAAAAGTTCCAAGCTCAAATTTTTTCTCAAATTCAAAGTGGCAATGCCAAGATCTTGACCGACCCCACCTTGGTTGTTCAAGAAGGGCAAAAGGCTGAAGTTAAGTTAGTTCAGTCCGTTGTTGCTAGTGTTAATACTCAAGTTGATCCTTTGAGTGGTGTGCGAACAACAACCCCAGTACTAGAAGATGTGGGGCTAACCCTTGCCGTTATTGTGAACAGAATCGATGACAATGGCTATATTTCTCTAGAGGTTATTCCTCTGGTTGCCTCTCCTGGCCCACAACAGCAATTTGATAGCGGTCAAGGTGCGGTTAATACGATTACCTTGATTAATAAGCGGGTCTTAGCGTCAGGGCTATTGCGTTTGCGAGATGGTCAAACATTAATTTTGTCGGGAATCATATCTGAGCAGGATCAGTCTGTCACCAGTAAAGTCCCCATTTTAGGAGATCTGCCCGTTATTGGGGCTTTATTCCGTAGCCAAACTGATACAACTAATCGATCTGAAGTGGTTGTGATGTTAACTCCCCAGATTATTCATGACAATACAGAATCGCAATTTGGCTATAACTATACGCCTGGTAAAGCGACGGCTGATTATCTGCGCCAACGGGGTTTTCCTGTTCAGGTTCAGCCGTGA
- a CDS encoding transposase → METILIQAQTLVYTLLGLMPTSYQRDSLQAMLGLFLEAQGHPLPQHSQTKSPSALSRFLNQYDWGTRQIIRAVRKAILKELLTYAPRGRRPWLQVIVDLTTLEKCGKFKAFEHLIHVLHGKRGLHLLVIYLVIGEFLVPWGFRVWRGKETRSPAQLAVRLVDSLPKELLSAFRVVILADTAFSSVQFLQAMKKRRLAVIVGVRCDRKLADGRQLRDLLKKGQQVTLDGLSFPVTISWFYLKRNGKLEKRFVLSTRPLKSSTIIWWGRRRWSIEGFFKTVKHRFGLHRFGQQTLLGVYRWLLLSMISFLLAHWVYLSTDSSKPPDWGQASASALQTLFPDVALCSLFSQVERLRPLLQSFGLQLQLVAVTT, encoded by the coding sequence ATGGAAACCATTCTTATACAAGCCCAGACCCTAGTTTATACATTGCTAGGTTTGATGCCGACCTCCTATCAACGCGATAGTTTGCAGGCAATGTTGGGGCTATTCCTAGAAGCTCAAGGTCATCCTCTACCCCAACATAGTCAAACAAAATCACCCTCGGCCTTAAGCCGATTTTTGAATCAGTATGATTGGGGTACTCGCCAAATTATCCGAGCAGTGCGAAAAGCAATTCTCAAAGAACTACTTACCTATGCTCCAAGAGGAAGACGACCTTGGTTGCAGGTGATTGTGGACTTAACGACACTGGAGAAATGCGGAAAATTTAAGGCTTTTGAGCATTTAATTCATGTTCTTCACGGGAAGAGGGGTTTACATCTTTTGGTGATTTATCTGGTGATAGGAGAATTTCTAGTCCCCTGGGGATTTCGAGTTTGGAGAGGTAAAGAAACAAGAAGTCCCGCTCAACTCGCGGTGCGATTAGTGGATAGCCTACCCAAAGAACTCCTGAGTGCTTTTCGGGTTGTCATTTTAGCCGATACCGCCTTTAGTAGTGTGCAATTCCTTCAAGCGATGAAAAAACGCCGTCTTGCGGTTATCGTCGGTGTGCGTTGTGACCGTAAATTAGCTGATGGTCGTCAGCTTCGTGATTTGCTCAAAAAAGGACAACAGGTCACTCTTGATGGATTATCTTTCCCTGTTACTATCTCTTGGTTCTACCTCAAACGTAACGGCAAACTCGAAAAACGCTTCGTCTTATCGACTCGTCCTCTTAAGTCCAGTACCATTATCTGGTGGGGACGGCGAAGATGGAGTATTGAGGGCTTTTTCAAGACCGTAAAACATCGTTTTGGTTTACATCGTTTTGGTCAACAAACTCTTCTGGGGGTTTATCGCTGGTTGCTTCTTTCGATGATTAGTTTTCTTCTTGCCCATTGGGTTTATCTTTCTACTGACTCCTCTAAACCACCTGATTGGGGTCAAGCTTCTGCTTCTGCTCTTCAGACACTTTTTCCTGATGTTGCTCTTTGTTCCCTTTTTTCTCAAGTCGAGCGATTACGTCCACTTTTGCAATCTTTTGGACTCCAACTTCAGTTAGTTGCTGTCACAACTTAG
- a CDS encoding MlaD family protein gives MTMLRPRTVREGSVGLFALLGLIVLGGVAIWLRGGGFGTPSYRIFVDFDDASGLQVGAPVRFRGVAIGKIAALSPSSNGIEAALDIASTQLKIPRDSLIQVSRYGLIGEASIDIMPQRKLTEKELALNPTSQDCLKLQQIFCHNERFQGEAGAQLMTSLTQLSKVYSNPEFVGNLNSTARNAALAANRIARMSDEIALLSKTARYQISGVSNTTKAIAGAAHSANQLTQNLNQIVSLNQSSISKTIRDSAQLMQNLNLLVLENRSHVTQTLTSIQGTSQEIQNLSRRLEGSVQLLDNGLVSVNRGLNAIDTDKLAKNLEIVLNNAAETSKNLQEISKQFNDPTILLTIQKTLDSARVTFENTQKITSDVEQVTGDPTFRNNLRKLVDGLGNLVSSTEALQQQLYADQMLKNTSLQLQYQIDVQQRLVLWQNPRFANPSAPATVSTLPTTKMPTAEVPARSRSLPSASPLNSLPKPPLALNQEGSSTTLTAPNALPVPSEISQAASPRSMARNSRQQRVN, from the coding sequence ATGACTATGCTCCGTCCCCGCACCGTTCGAGAAGGATCCGTTGGTCTTTTTGCCCTATTGGGGTTAATCGTGCTAGGTGGAGTGGCGATTTGGCTACGGGGAGGGGGTTTTGGAACGCCTAGTTACCGTATTTTCGTTGATTTTGATGATGCTAGTGGACTACAGGTCGGTGCACCAGTACGCTTTCGCGGGGTGGCGATCGGCAAAATTGCGGCCCTTTCACCCAGTAGTAATGGTATCGAAGCGGCCCTGGATATTGCTTCTACCCAACTCAAAATTCCCAGGGACTCCCTGATTCAAGTCAGTCGTTATGGCTTAATTGGGGAAGCCTCGATTGATATTATGCCCCAACGGAAGTTAACCGAGAAAGAATTGGCCCTCAATCCAACCAGTCAAGATTGTCTGAAGCTACAACAAATTTTTTGCCATAATGAACGCTTTCAAGGAGAAGCCGGTGCTCAATTAATGACCAGTTTAACCCAGCTTAGTAAGGTTTATAGTAATCCAGAATTTGTTGGCAATCTTAATTCTACGGCCCGTAATGCGGCTTTAGCAGCGAATCGTATTGCTCGTATGAGTGATGAAATTGCCCTGTTGTCAAAAACGGCTCGTTATCAAATCAGTGGTGTTTCTAATACGACTAAGGCGATCGCCGGAGCAGCCCATAGTGCAAATCAATTAACCCAAAATTTGAATCAAATTGTGAGCCTGAATCAGTCCAGTATTAGCAAAACAATTCGAGACTCGGCCCAACTTATGCAAAACCTAAACCTGCTAGTGCTCGAAAACCGTAGCCATGTCACCCAGACCCTAACCAGCATTCAAGGGACAAGCCAGGAAATTCAAAATCTTAGCCGTCGCTTAGAAGGATCAGTGCAACTTCTCGACAATGGTTTAGTGAGTGTGAATCGGGGACTAAATGCGATCGATACCGATAAGTTGGCTAAAAATTTAGAAATCGTCTTAAATAATGCCGCAGAAACCAGTAAAAACTTACAGGAAATTTCTAAGCAATTTAATGATCCGACGATTTTATTAACCATTCAAAAAACCTTAGATTCTGCGAGAGTGACCTTTGAAAATACACAAAAAATTACCTCCGATGTGGAACAGGTGACAGGCGATCCCACCTTTCGGAATAATCTACGAAAATTAGTCGATGGTTTAGGGAATTTGGTTTCTTCGACAGAAGCACTCCAGCAACAACTCTATGCGGATCAGATGCTCAAAAATACCTCTCTTCAATTACAGTATCAGATCGACGTTCAACAACGATTAGTGTTATGGCAAAATCCCCGTTTTGCTAATCCTTCTGCTCCTGCCACTGTTAGCACCCTACCGACTACCAAAATGCCAACTGCTGAAGTGCCAGCGCGGTCACGAAGTTTGCCTTCGGCATCGCCCCTTAATTCACTACCTAAACCACCCCTTGCTCTTAATCAGGAAGGAAGTTCTACCACTCTAACGGCCCCCAACGCTCTCCCAGTACCTAGTGAAATATCCCAAGCAGCAAGTCCTCGATCAATGGCCAGAAATTCCCGTCAACAGAGGGTTAATTAA
- the rnc gene encoding ribonuclease III has product MNITKSSQSPPLPLTLPTFTHEYLWLQALTHRSYANENPGTQHNERLEFLGDSILGFLVAEFLYEKYPRFREAELTRLRSQLVNEAQLAQFARTLGLGEILCLGKGADRNGERDNPALLSNTLEAIVGAYFLDSGLEAVRSFVQSLLVSALTKPRSPNSQPLRTALIDVKNQLQQWSLSQCGELPQYVLIAATGPDHAKEFTFEVSIQGKSYGQGKGHSKQDATKAAALETLKQLGIF; this is encoded by the coding sequence ATGAATATCACTAAATCCAGTCAATCCCCACCGCTCCCGTTAACATTGCCGACTTTTACCCATGAATACCTTTGGCTTCAGGCTTTAACTCACCGTTCCTATGCCAATGAGAACCCAGGCACTCAACATAATGAACGGCTAGAATTTTTAGGGGATTCGATTCTCGGTTTCCTGGTGGCAGAATTTTTGTACGAAAAATATCCTCGCTTTCGAGAAGCAGAATTAACTCGGCTGCGTTCCCAACTGGTCAATGAAGCGCAATTAGCTCAGTTTGCTAGGACTTTGGGCCTTGGAGAAATTCTGTGTCTGGGCAAAGGAGCAGATCGCAATGGAGAACGGGATAACCCAGCCCTTTTAAGTAATACCCTAGAAGCCATTGTTGGGGCCTATTTTTTAGATTCGGGTCTGGAAGCTGTCCGTTCTTTTGTGCAATCCCTCTTAGTCTCTGCCTTAACCAAACCGCGATCGCCTAATAGCCAACCTCTGAGAACGGCTTTAATTGATGTTAAGAATCAACTACAACAGTGGTCTTTATCCCAATGCGGTGAATTGCCTCAGTATGTTTTGATTGCAGCAACGGGGCCAGATCATGCCAAAGAATTTACCTTTGAAGTTAGCATACAGGGAAAGTCCTACGGTCAAGGCAAAGGTCATAGTAAACAGGACGCAACTAAGGCCGCCGCCCTCGAAACGCTGAAACAGTTAGGGATATTCTAG